In Elusimicrobiota bacterium, one genomic interval encodes:
- the rplW gene encoding 50S ribosomal protein L23, which yields MENSLSIILRPLITERATNLKALANQYVFRVLMQASKRDIKQAVEKLFKVKVLRVNTMRVPGKFRRMGKSAGACRADWKKAIVTLQAGQEIKVMEEA from the coding sequence ATGGAAAACAGTTTATCAATCATTCTGCGGCCTTTGATCACTGAACGCGCGACCAATTTAAAGGCGCTGGCGAACCAATACGTTTTTCGGGTCCTGATGCAGGCGTCCAAGCGGGATATCAAGCAGGCCGTTGAAAAGCTTTTTAAGGTCAAAGTGCTTCGAGTCAATACCATGCGCGTGCCCGGGAAATTCCGGCGCATGGGGAAATCGGCCGGGGCCTGCCGGGCGGATTGGAAAAAGGCGATTGTGACGCTTCAAGCGGGACAAGAAATTAAAGTGATGGAAGAAGCCTGA
- the rplD gene encoding 50S ribosomal protein L4, translating to MALQQASFYSSSGEAKGKIDLPESLFGGEGSRRILHEVTVALQANQRQGTSATKTRGLVSGGGRKPWKQKGTGNARAGSNRSPLWRKGGIIFGPQPRSYRIDLDACKRSTALHTAFIEKAKAGQLGVIDSVAVGDGKTRSGDALLKKTGVAGTILLVLDKKNPDITRAFRNVSRVCVVDVAELNAFHVMRARQVLISKAGLDGLMNRFPKG from the coding sequence ATGGCCTTACAGCAAGCATCGTTTTATTCGTCTTCAGGCGAAGCCAAAGGCAAAATTGATTTGCCGGAGTCCTTGTTTGGTGGAGAGGGATCCCGTCGTATTCTTCATGAAGTGACGGTCGCTCTTCAGGCCAATCAGCGGCAGGGAACGTCAGCCACCAAAACAAGGGGTCTTGTCTCCGGTGGAGGACGCAAGCCTTGGAAGCAAAAAGGAACCGGAAATGCCCGGGCTGGATCGAACCGGTCGCCGTTGTGGAGAAAAGGCGGAATCATTTTTGGGCCTCAGCCACGTTCCTACCGCATTGACCTCGATGCATGCAAGCGGTCAACGGCTTTGCACACAGCCTTCATCGAAAAAGCGAAAGCGGGGCAGTTGGGCGTTATTGACTCGGTGGCGGTTGGCGACGGGAAAACACGTTCCGGTGATGCGCTTTTGAAGAAAACAGGAGTGGCCGGGACTATTTTACTGGTGCTTGATAAAAAGAACCCGGACATTACGCGGGCGTTCCGAAATGTTTCCAGAGTATGCGTGGTGGATGTGGCCGAACTCAATGCATTCCACGTGATGCGGGCGAGGCAGGTGCTGATCTCCAAGGCGGGTCTTGACGGGCTGATGAACCGGTTCCCGAAAGGTTAA
- the rpsJ gene encoding 30S ribosomal protein S10: MATPAAAPKITAPKIRIRLRSYDHRMLDDSLVKIVDVVKRTGAVLVGPVLLPTQIKKYTVLRSPHTDKKSREQFEMRIHKRVIDISEPTPNTVEELMKLDLPAGVDVEIKSS, translated from the coding sequence ATGGCTACTCCCGCTGCCGCTCCGAAGATTACGGCCCCGAAAATCCGCATTCGTTTACGGTCATATGATCATCGAATGCTGGATGACTCCCTGGTTAAAATCGTGGATGTCGTGAAGCGCACTGGAGCGGTTTTGGTAGGGCCCGTGTTATTGCCTACGCAGATTAAGAAGTATACGGTTTTGCGTTCTCCGCATACCGACAAAAAATCACGCGAGCAGTTTGAAATGCGAATCCATAAGCGCGTGATTGATATCTCGGAACCCACACCCAATACGGTGGAAGAGTTGATGAAGCTCGACCTACCGGCGGGTGTGGATGTCGAAATTAAATCATCCTAG